A genome region from Drosophila simulans strain w501 chromosome 2R, Prin_Dsim_3.1, whole genome shotgun sequence includes the following:
- the LOC6734542 gene encoding uncharacterized protein LOC6734542 isoform X1, whose amino-acid sequence MKYAVIAIALFAFTTASASSAGQFLPRAFFTLDSEGHQSDVHPVNAHLLRRLRRQVYSSSSSSSSSSSSSGNGGSYTFAAHSVQNPDGSGHAGSTYIQQAAPASVSFDSRFGEDSPTEGNNYYSNYNNGYNNAGLYTTGGTGSYHQSSGVGALPATQIQQTVAVFDTQGNQKVTTIHGATDAAGVLNIKKTESN is encoded by the exons ATGAAGTACGCTGTGATTGCCATCGCTTTGTTTGCGTTTACTACCGCTTCGGCCTCTTCCG CTGGACAGTTCTTGCCCCGTGCCTTTTTCACCTTGGACTCGGAGGGCCACCAGTCGGATGTCCATCCCGTGAATGCCCATCTCCTGAGGCGTCTGCGTCGCCAGGTGTACAGTTCGTCTTCCTCGTCATCATCCTCTTCATCGTCCAGTGGAAACGGCGGCAGCTACACCTTCGCCGCACACAGCGTTCAAAATCCCGATGGCTCCGGTCATGCTGGCTCCACTTACATCCAGCAGGCTGCTCCAGC TAGTGTGTCCTTTGACAGCCGTTTCGGCGAGGACTCCCCAACTGAAGGCAACAACTATTATTCCAACTACAACAATGGCTACAACAACGCAGGCCTCTACACCACTGGAGGCACCGGTAGCTACCACCAGAGCTCCGGAGTTGGAGCCCTTCCCGCCACCCAAATCCAGCAGACCGTGGCCGTTTTCGATACCCAGGGCAACCAGAAGGTGACCACCATCCATGGTGCCACCGATGCCGCCGGCGTTCTCAACATCAAGAAGACCGAATCCAATTAG
- the LOC6734542 gene encoding uncharacterized protein LOC6734542 isoform X2, translated as MKYAVIAIALFAFTTASASSAGQFLPRAFFTLDSEGHQSDVHPVNAHLLRRLRRQVYSSSSSSSSSSSSSGNGGSYTFAAHSVQNPDGSGHAGSTYIQQAAPAVSFDSRFGEDSPTEGNNYYSNYNNGYNNAGLYTTGGTGSYHQSSGVGALPATQIQQTVAVFDTQGNQKVTTIHGATDAAGVLNIKKTESN; from the exons ATGAAGTACGCTGTGATTGCCATCGCTTTGTTTGCGTTTACTACCGCTTCGGCCTCTTCCG CTGGACAGTTCTTGCCCCGTGCCTTTTTCACCTTGGACTCGGAGGGCCACCAGTCGGATGTCCATCCCGTGAATGCCCATCTCCTGAGGCGTCTGCGTCGCCAGGTGTACAGTTCGTCTTCCTCGTCATCATCCTCTTCATCGTCCAGTGGAAACGGCGGCAGCTACACCTTCGCCGCACACAGCGTTCAAAATCCCGATGGCTCCGGTCATGCTGGCTCCACTTACATCCAGCAGGCTGCTCCAGC TGTGTCCTTTGACAGCCGTTTCGGCGAGGACTCCCCAACTGAAGGCAACAACTATTATTCCAACTACAACAATGGCTACAACAACGCAGGCCTCTACACCACTGGAGGCACCGGTAGCTACCACCAGAGCTCCGGAGTTGGAGCCCTTCCCGCCACCCAAATCCAGCAGACCGTGGCCGTTTTCGATACCCAGGGCAACCAGAAGGTGACCACCATCCATGGTGCCACCGATGCCGCCGGCGTTCTCAACATCAAGAAGACCGAATCCAATTAG
- the LOC6734543 gene encoding glucose 1,6-bisphosphate synthase, with protein sequence MSISVKRKTVISPQDLLKTLELSGEEDLDLQIKNWVMWDRNEATLQQVTEAVRDQDWKALRVRLCHRITYLTTGLRGVMRAGFDSLNDVVIIEVAQGICAYLVDAYPSIQKRQTQGVVVGYDGRYNSKRFAQLIATVFLNNDFKVFLFTRMIPTPFIPFTVVKLQCLAGIVVTASHNTKEDNGIKVYWSNGAQAMAPHDQRIHDYMMNNLEPKPSSWETSLVLEHPLVEDPYRQVYPLFYEALKSLIPPIYLETNECSQLRFIYTALHGVGYPFMREAFYQARLKPVIPVVEQKEADPEFPTLAKPNPEEGKEALKLAIKKADAEHCTLVLANDPDVDRLAVAELDPRGRWKLFNGNELGALLGWWSLENYKTRTPKPAVTNCIMIATLVSSRILAAMARVEGFIFVEGMPSFPWMAHRALELEKSGRTVLFAFEECFGYMFGMSLPDKDGIGAAMQLASMACYLRSTRNVTLIEKLREIYDTYGYHSSISSVYMADSPETITSIFDHLRNFTDEEGYPKFILEEEFEVVHIRDLTIGLDTSFSDGKARMPVTPDTQLITFTFTNGYVVTLRSAPNDIKIKLNAEICGLPEEKQWEELHDKLNRMTNAVVEEFLLPEENGLTDASTIQ encoded by the exons ATGTCTATCTCAGTGAAGCGGAAAACGGTGATTTCGCCGCAGGACCTCCTGAAGACGCTCGAGCTGTCCGGCGAAGAGGACCTCGATCTGCAGATCAAGAACTGGGTGATGTGGGACCGCAACGAGGCGACGCTCCAGCAGGTGACCGAGGCAGTCAGGGATCAGGATTGGAAGGCCTTGCGGGTGAGACTGTGCCATAGGATCACCTATTTGACCACTGGCTTGAGGGGCGTGATGCGCGCAGGCTTCGACTCCTTGAACGATGTGGTGATCATCGAAGTGGCCCAGGGCATCTGCGCCTACCTCGTCGATGCCTACCCAAGCATCCAGAAGAGGCAAACGCAGGGCGTGGTCGTTGGCTACGATGGAAGGTACAATAGCAAGAGGTTTGCCCAGCTCATCGCCACCGTGTTCCTGAACAACGACTTCAAGGTGTTCCTCTTCACTCGGATGATTCCGACACCCTTTATACCCTTCACCGTCGTGAAGCTTCAGTGCCTGGCGGGGATCGTGGTCACTGCCTCCCACAACACCAAGGAAGACAACGGCATCAAGGTCTATTGGTCGAATGGGGCTCAAGCCATGGCACCGCACGATCAGCGGATTCACGACTATATGATGAATAACCTGGAGCCAAAGCCTTCGTCCTGGGAAACTTCGCTGGTACTTGAGCATCCCTTGGTAGAAGATCCCTATCGCCAGGTATACCCACTCTTCTACGAGGCTCTCAAGTCGCTTATTCCCCCAATTTACCTGGAGACTAATGAGTGCAGCCAGTTGAGGTTCATCTATACAGCTCTTCATGGTGTGGGTTATCCCTTCATGAGGGAAGCCTTCTACCAGGCGCGACTCAAGCCGGTGATTCCCGTCGTGGAACAGAAAGAGGCCGATCCAGAGTTTCCCACCCTCGCTAAACCAAATCCGGAAG AGGGCAAGGAAGCGCTGAAGCTGGCTATAAAGAAGGCGGATGCGGAACACTGCACCTTGGTTCTGGCCAATGATCCGGATGTGGATCGTTTGGCTGTGGCAGAGCTTGATCCGCGTGGCCGCTGGAAGCTTTTCAATGGTAACGAACTGGGTGCTCTGCTCGGCTGGTGGTCACTGGAGAACTACAAGACCAGGACACCCAAGCCAGCAGTGACCAATTGCATAATGATAGCCACACTGGTCAGTTCACGCATCCTGGCAGCAATGGCGAGAGTTGAGGGTTTCATCTTTGTGGAGGGCATGCCCAGTTTTCCCTGGATGGCACATCGCGCCTTGGAGCTGGAAAAGTCTGGAAGAACAGTGCTCTTCGCGTTTGAGGAGTGCTTTGGCTATATGTTCGGGATGAGCCTGCCGGATAAGGATGGCATTGGAGCTGCCATGCAGTTGGCCAGCATGGCCTGTTATCTGCGCAGCACTAGGAATGTGACGCTGATCGAGAAGCTGAGGGAGATTTACGATACGTATGGCTACCACTCGTCCATCTCATCGGTTTATATGGCAGATAGTCCAGAGACAATCACTAGCATCTTCGATCATTTGCGCAACTTTACGGACGAGGAGGGCTATCCCAAGTTCATTCTGGAGGAAGAATTTGAAGTGGTTCATATCCGGGATTTGACCATCGGACTGGACACTTCCTTCAGCGATGGAAAGGCACGAATGCCGGTCACTCCAGATACCCAGTTGATTACGTTTACCTTCACCAATGGCTATGTGGTCACCCTGCGATCGGCACCCAACGATATAAAGATCAAACTGAATGCGGAGATCTGTGGCTTGCCGGAAGAAAAGCAGTGGGAGGAGCTGCACGACAAGCTGAACAGGATGACCAATGCCGTGGTGGAGGAGTTCCTGCTACCCGAGGAGAATGGTCTTACGGATGCCTCAACAATTCAATAA